Proteins found in one Leguminivora glycinivorella isolate SPB_JAAS2020 chromosome 4, LegGlyc_1.1, whole genome shotgun sequence genomic segment:
- the LOC125225508 gene encoding ubiquitin carboxyl-terminal hydrolase isozyme L3 translates to MATEALIPLESNPEVMNKFLQKLGVPSSWSIVDVMGLDSEMLSWVPRPVLAVMLLFPISEKYEQHKQDEESDILSKGQEVSSNIFYMKQNLSNACGTIALVHSVANNTDKIQLNDGVMKKFLDESKGLDAAARGALLEKTEGIINAHKELAQEGQTNTPGAEDPVNHHFITFVHKDGALYELDGRKAFPVNHGPTTADSLLDDAAKVCKEFIARDPEEVRFTVVALTATD, encoded by the coding sequence ATGGCAACCGAAGCTCTCATTCCGTTGGAATCTAACCCGGAGGTTATGAACAAATTCCTTCAGAAACTGGGTGTGCCGAGCAGCTGGTCGATTGTTGATGTTATGGGGCTGGACTCCGAAATGCTCTCCTGGGTGCCTCGCCCTGTACTTGCCGTGATGCTGCTTTTCCCGATATCTGAGAAATACGAGCAGCACAAACAGGATGAGGAAAGTGATATTTTATCTAAAGGGCAGGAAGTTTCtagcaatattttttatatgaagCAGAATCTAAGCAATGCTTGTGGTACTATTGCCTTGGTACATAGCGTTGCTAATAATACTGATAAGATCCAGCTGAACGATGGTGTAATGAAAAAGTTCCTAGATGAATCTAAAGGACTGGATGCAGCGGCTCGTGGTGCTTTGCTGGAGAAGACTGAAGGTATTATCAATGCTCATAAGGAATTGGCACAggagggacaaacaaacactcCTGGTGCTGAAGATCCTGTCAATCatcattttattacatttgtaCACAAAGATGGTGCATTATATGAACTGGATGGGCGTAAGGCTTTCCCAGTTAACCATGGACCAACAACTGCTGATAGTCTACTAGATGATGCAGCTAAAGTTTGCAAGGAGTTCATTGCCAGAGACCCTGAAGAGGTCCGCTTTACGGTGGTTGCTTTAACTGCTACTGACtga
- the LOC125225619 gene encoding uncharacterized protein LOC125225619 isoform X1, which translates to MYILQQRTTKLLWKIVKAYLILYTMAICELRGLLLTVCIIELIITVQRQVFDFLGFMWVPIIANFVNILLIIFGSFGAVQYITKYLVAYAIWSFMWLTWNIFLICYYLNLGSLNRESGLLSFGTGSVSWWEGNGWGCQTVWSEEDGPGSLRPTRVDGCFLPWHHVELTQSAVAAVLTIAALPLSILLTIQSYKRRKPSGTSVKGTLPRRPVYTIELSPTETNVSESSLKPMTPRRVKRRSGSRGTNSSVRRSRRSYRNNGYLASTASLPREPRSRPTSAHSSYSNFHAARPASYHAPEPEASRPRDVYEPPPPTEAVTVTQRYDTIRGPGAGYDVAGPYDRAQYDHRHYESNPTYGNVQYSAHYEGRAEMPCESPYGRGGGHSADGWEALPPPAPPYSARATPQAPGPPAYQQNDYNMMP; encoded by the exons ATGTATATATTACAACAAAGAACAACTAAACTTTTATGGAAAATAGTAAAAGCGTACCTGATTTTATATACAATGGCTATTTGCGAATTGAGAGGGTTGTTATTGACCGTTTGTATTATCGAATTG ATCATCACCGTACAACGACAAGTGTTTGACTTCTTAGGTTTCATGTGGGTACCCATAATTGCTAACTTCGTGAATATTCTGCTAATAATATTTGGTTCTTTTGGAGCAGTTCAGTACATCACGAAGTACCTCGTAGCG TATGCAATATGGAGTTTCATGTGGCTAACAtggaatatatttttaatatgctACTATCTTAATCTTGGATCATTGAATAGG GAAAGTGGCCTTCTATCCTTTGGGACCGGCAGTGTTAGCTGGTGGGAAGGAAACGGCTGGGGCTGCCAGACAGTATGGAGCGAGGAAGATGGCCCTGGCTCACTGAGGCCCACTCGTGTGGACGGCTGTTTCCTCCCGTGGCACCATGTGGAGCTTACACAGTCCGCTGTAGCAGCTGTTCTCACAATTGCTGCAttgccactctccatccttttGACTATTCAGTCATATAAGAGAAGAAAACCATCAGGGACATCAG TAAAAGGCACCCTACCGCGGCGGCCAGTCTACACGATAGAGCTCAGCCCCACCGAAACGAACGTAAGCGAAAGTTCTCTAAAACCGATGACGCCGCGTCGAGTCAAGCGCAGGTCCGGCTCGCGGGGCACCAACTCGTCCGTCCGAAGATCCCGACGATCGTACCGGAACAACGGCTACCTCGCGTCCACCGCCTCGCTGCCCCGCGAACCGCGTTCTCGCCCCACGTCAGCGCATTCCTCCTATTCTAATTTCCACGCCGCGCGTCCGGCGTCCTACCACGCGCCCGAGCCGGAGGCGAGCCGCCCCCGCGACGTGTACGAGCCGCCGCCCCCGACCGAGGCGGTCACCGTCACGCAGCGGTACGACACGATCCGCGGGCCCGGCGCCGGCTACGACGTCGCCGGACCCTACGACCGGGCCCAGTACGACCACCGCCACTACGAGTCGAACCCGACGTACGGCAACGTGCAGTACTCTGCGCACTACGAGGGCCGGGCGGAGATGCCGTGCGAGTCGCCGTACGGGCGCGGAGGCGGGCACTCGGCGGACGGCTGGGAGGCGctgccgccgcccgcgccgccctacagcgcgcgcgccacgccgcagGCGCCCGGCCCGCCCGCCTACCAGCAGAACGACTACAACATGATGCCCTAG
- the LOC125225619 gene encoding uncharacterized protein LOC125225619 isoform X2: MWLTWNIFLICYYLNLGSLNRESGLLSFGTGSVSWWEGNGWGCQTVWSEEDGPGSLRPTRVDGCFLPWHHVELTQSAVAAVLTIAALPLSILLTIQSYKRRKPSGTSVKGTLPRRPVYTIELSPTETNVSESSLKPMTPRRVKRRSGSRGTNSSVRRSRRSYRNNGYLASTASLPREPRSRPTSAHSSYSNFHAARPASYHAPEPEASRPRDVYEPPPPTEAVTVTQRYDTIRGPGAGYDVAGPYDRAQYDHRHYESNPTYGNVQYSAHYEGRAEMPCESPYGRGGGHSADGWEALPPPAPPYSARATPQAPGPPAYQQNDYNMMP; the protein is encoded by the exons ATGTGGCTAACAtggaatatatttttaatatgctACTATCTTAATCTTGGATCATTGAATAGG GAAAGTGGCCTTCTATCCTTTGGGACCGGCAGTGTTAGCTGGTGGGAAGGAAACGGCTGGGGCTGCCAGACAGTATGGAGCGAGGAAGATGGCCCTGGCTCACTGAGGCCCACTCGTGTGGACGGCTGTTTCCTCCCGTGGCACCATGTGGAGCTTACACAGTCCGCTGTAGCAGCTGTTCTCACAATTGCTGCAttgccactctccatccttttGACTATTCAGTCATATAAGAGAAGAAAACCATCAGGGACATCAG TAAAAGGCACCCTACCGCGGCGGCCAGTCTACACGATAGAGCTCAGCCCCACCGAAACGAACGTAAGCGAAAGTTCTCTAAAACCGATGACGCCGCGTCGAGTCAAGCGCAGGTCCGGCTCGCGGGGCACCAACTCGTCCGTCCGAAGATCCCGACGATCGTACCGGAACAACGGCTACCTCGCGTCCACCGCCTCGCTGCCCCGCGAACCGCGTTCTCGCCCCACGTCAGCGCATTCCTCCTATTCTAATTTCCACGCCGCGCGTCCGGCGTCCTACCACGCGCCCGAGCCGGAGGCGAGCCGCCCCCGCGACGTGTACGAGCCGCCGCCCCCGACCGAGGCGGTCACCGTCACGCAGCGGTACGACACGATCCGCGGGCCCGGCGCCGGCTACGACGTCGCCGGACCCTACGACCGGGCCCAGTACGACCACCGCCACTACGAGTCGAACCCGACGTACGGCAACGTGCAGTACTCTGCGCACTACGAGGGCCGGGCGGAGATGCCGTGCGAGTCGCCGTACGGGCGCGGAGGCGGGCACTCGGCGGACGGCTGGGAGGCGctgccgccgcccgcgccgccctacagcgcgcgcgccacgccgcagGCGCCCGGCCCGCCCGCCTACCAGCAGAACGACTACAACATGATGCCCTAG